Below is a genomic region from Elusimicrobiota bacterium.
AATTAACGACCCGATGGATTCGATTACATATATTTCGATGGATTTATTCCATGAAACCGAATGGTCCCCATGGATTTTCGGGCGGACAGCGGTCCGCCCCTACATATCCGTTGATCCCTCATGCCCGGGCGGGCAGCCGCCCGCCCCTACAAATCCAATTCCAGGCAAACCCCAGCGGTAGGATAAAACGCATCGTTAGGGTCAAACCCCTTTTGTCTTGCTTTCTGAGTCGACCATTAAGACAATAAGGCAACTACGTCCCCTATCCCCCCACAACGTCCCCTATCCCCACTAATTGACAGTCTGATGGATAATATCCAAGATAACGCTATGGACTCCGCCAAAACCGCTCGCATGCCGTTGTGGCTAAAGGTTGTCGGTGTCGTTGCCAACATTGGTGCTGCGCTTCTCGCGGGACGCCTTGTTTGGGAGGAAACCGTATGGACATGGGCACGAGGGCCCCAAATGGTGGGGTTTTCATTGGCTCACGGCAATTACTTTTTTTTGCTCCTTAGCGCTCCCGTGCTTACTATTTGGTTCGTGATAGTGACCGCTCTTACTGTGATGAGTCTTATAAAAGGAAAGCTGGTCTCCGTTAGAAGGCTGGTGGCGTTAGGCTTAACGGTCGTAATATTTGTTGTCTCTGGGTTGCCTGACCGCTTCTGGCATAGATTATTCATCAGTAAAACGGTCCATTCCGCGAAGGCTCCCAAGTTAATTAACCACGCCGCATATCTAAACGACCTCGGACTGGTTCGTGCGATGGTCTCGCATGGAGTACATGTCAACGTTAAGGATCCGAGTGACTGGCGTACGCCACTCCATGCTGCGGCAGTCACCGGCCACATCCCAATTATCATTTATTTACTTTCACAGGGAGCTGATATCGACGCATTGGACCGCGAAGGAGATAGTCCGCTGCAACTCGCAATTTCAAACGGAAATACGAAAGCAGCAGCATACTTAGAAAAGCAGGGCGCCAAAAACATTCACGGAACCGAAGCACAACGGGAAAAAGCGATTGAAGACAT
It encodes:
- a CDS encoding ankyrin repeat domain-containing protein, with the translated sequence MDNIQDNAMDSAKTARMPLWLKVVGVVANIGAALLAGRLVWEETVWTWARGPQMVGFSLAHGNYFFLLLSAPVLTIWFVIVTALTVMSLIKGKLVSVRRLVALGLTVVIFVVSGLPDRFWHRLFISKTVHSAKAPKLINHAAYLNDLGLVRAMVSHGVHVNVKDPSDWRTPLHAAAVTGHIPIIIYLLSQGADIDALDREGDSPLQLAISNGNTKAAAYLEKQGAKNIHGTEAQREKAIEDIVKEGILDSYKNNSAHGHL